The following are encoded together in the Blautia obeum ATCC 29174 genome:
- the rpmB gene encoding 50S ribosomal protein L28, whose amino-acid sequence MAKCAVCEKGAYFGNNVSHSHRRSNKMWKSNVKSVRVKTAAGGAQKMYVCTSCLRSGKVERA is encoded by the coding sequence ATGGCTAAATGCGCAGTTTGTGAAAAAGGTGCTTATTTCGGAAATAATGTAAGTCATTCACATAGAAGATCTAATAAAATGTGGAAATCTAACGTGAAATCCGTTAGAGTTAAAACCGCTGCTGGCGGTGCACAGAAGATGTATGTATGTACTTCTTGTCTGAGATCCGGAAAAGTAGAAAGAGCATAA